One window of Medicago truncatula cultivar Jemalong A17 chromosome 2, MtrunA17r5.0-ANR, whole genome shotgun sequence genomic DNA carries:
- the LOC11424739 gene encoding phosphoglycerate kinase, cytosolic, producing the protein MATKRSVGTLKEAELKGKRVFVRVDLNVPLDDNLNITDDTRIRAAVPTIKYLTGYGAKVILSSHLGRPKGVTPKYSLKPLVPRLSELLGTQVKIADDSIGEEVEKLVAQIPEGGVLLLENVRFHKEEEKNDPEFAKKLASLADLYVNDAFGTAHRAHASTEGVAKYLKPSVAGFLMQKELDYLVGAVSNPKKPFAAIVGGSKVSSKIGVIESLLEKVDILLLGGGMIFTFYKAQGYAVGSSLVEEDKLDLATTLIEKAKAKGVSLLLPTDVVIADKFAADANDKIVPASSIPDGWMGLDIGPDSIKTFNEALDKSQTIIWNGPMGVFEFDKFAAGTEAIAKKLAEVSGKGVTTIIGGGDSVAAVEKVGLADKMSHISTGGGASLELLEGKPLPGVLALDDA; encoded by the exons ATGGCGACAAAAAGAAGCGTTGGAACATTGAAAGAAGCTGAATTGAAAGGAAAGAGGGTTTTCGTTAGGGTTGATCTAAATGTTCCTTTGGATGATAACTTGAATATCACTGATGATACTAGAATCCGTGCCGCTGTTCCTACTATTAAATACTTGACTGGTTATGGCGCTAAAGTTATCCTTTCCAGTCATCTG GGACGTCCAAAGGGTGTAACACCTAAGTACAGTTTGAAGCCTCTTGTGCCAAGGTTGTCTGAACTTCTTGGAACTCAG GTTAAGATTGCTGATGACAGTATTGGTGAGGAAGTTGAGAAGTTGGTTGCACAAATTCCAGAAGGTGGTGTTTTGCTTCTAGAGAATGTGAGGTTCCAcaaggaagaagagaagaatgATCCTGAATTCGCAAAGAAGTTGGCTTCCCTTGCTGATCTTTACGTGAATGATGCTTTTGGCACTGCCCATAGAGCTCATGCTTCTACAGAAGGTGTCGCTAAATACTTGAAGCCCTCTGTTGCAGGATTCCTTATGCAGAAG GAGCTTGACTATCTCGTTGGAGCCGTGTCTAACCCCAAGAAACCATTTGCTGCTATTGTTGGTGGTTCAAAGGTGTCTTCCAAGATTGGAGTTATTGAATCCTTGTTGGAGAAAGTTGACATTCTCTTGCTTGGTGGAGGTATGATTTTTACCTTTTACAAGGCTCAGGGTTATGCCGTTGGGTCCTCTCTTGTGGAGGAAGACAAGCTCGATCTTGCAACTACACTTATTGAAAAAGCCAAGGCGAAAGGAGTTTCCCTTTTGCTTCCAACTGATGTGGTCATCGCTGACAAGTTTGCTGCTGATGCTAATGACAAG ATTGTGCCAGCATCAAGCATCCCTGATGGATGGATGGGATTGGATATTGGACCTGATTCCATCAAAACCTTCAATGAAGCATTGGACAAGAGTCAGACCATCATATGGAATGGACCAATGGGTGTTTTTGAGTTTGATAAGTTTGCAGCAGGAACAGAG GCCATTGCCAAGAAATTGGCAGAGGTAAGTGGCAAGGGAGTAACAACCATCATTGGAGGTGGCGACTCTGTAGCAGCTGTTGAGAAGGTTGGACTAGCAGACAAGATGAGTCACATATCTACAGGTGGAGGTGCCAGCTTAGAGCTTCTTGAGGGGAAGCCACTCCCCGGAGTCCTTGCTCTTGATGATGCTTAA
- the LOC11441786 gene encoding phosphoglycerate kinase, cytosolic — MATKRSVGTLKEGELKGKRVFVRVDLNVPLDDNLNITDDTRIRAAVPTIKYLTGYGAKVILSSHLGRPKGVTPKYSLKPLVPRLSELLETQVKISDDCIGEEVEKLVAQIPEGGVLLLENVRFHKEEEKNEPEFAKKLASLADLYVNDAFGTAHRAHASTEGVAKYLKPSVAGFLMQKELDYLVGAVSNPKKPFAAIVGGSKVSSKIGVIESLLEKVDILLLGGGMIYTFYKAQGYSIGSSLVEEDKLDLATSLMEKAKAKGVSLLLPTDVVIADKFSADANDKIVPASSIPDGWMGLDIGPDSIKTFNEALDKSQTIIWNGPMGVFEFDKFAAGTEAIAKKLAEVSGKGVTTIIGGGDSVAAVEKVGLADKMSHISTGGGASLELLEGKPLPGVLALDDA, encoded by the exons ATGGCGACAAAAAGAAGCGTGGGAACATTGAAGGAAGGTGAATTGAAAGGAAAGAGGGTTTTCGTTAGGGTTGATCTAAACGTTCCTTTGGATGATAATTTGAATATCACTGATGATACTAGAATCCGTGCTGCTGTTCCTACTATCAAATACTTGACTGGTTATGGCGCTAAAGTCATCCTTTCCAGTCACCTG GGACGTCCAAAGGGTGTAACACCTAAGTACAGTTTGAAGCCTCTTGTGCCAAGGTTGTCTGAACTTCTTGAAACTCAG GTTAAGATTTCTGATGACTGTATTGGCGAGGAAGTTGAGAAGTTGGTTGCACAAATTCCAGAAGGTGGTGTTTTGCTTCTAGAGAATGTGAGGTTCCAcaaggaagaagagaagaatgAGCCTGAATTCGCAAAGAAGTTGGCTTCTCTTGCTGATCTTTACGTGAATGATGCTTTTGGCACTGCCCATAGAGCTCATGCTTCTACAGAAGGTGTCGCTAAATACTTGAAGCCCTCTGTTGCAGGATTCCTTATGCAGAAG GAGCTTGACTATCTAGTTGGAGCCGTGTCGAACCCCAAGAAACCATTTGCTGCTATTGTTGGTGGTTCAAAGGTGTCTTCCAAGATTGGAGTTATTGAATCCTTGTTGGAGAAAGTTGACATTCTCTTGCTTGGTGGAGGAATGATTTATACCTTTTACAAGGCTCAGGGTTATTCCATTGGGTCCTCTCTTGTGGAGGAAGACAAGCTTGATCTTGCAACTTCACTAATGGAAAAAGCCAAGGCAAAAGGAGTTTCCCTTTTGCTTCCAACTGATGTGGTCATCGCTGACAAGTTTTCTGCCGATGCTAACGACAAG ATTGTGCCAGCATCAAGTATCCCTGACGGATGGATGGGATTGGATATTGGACCTGATTCCATCAAAACCTTCAATGAAGCATTGGACAAGAGTCAGACCATCATATGGAATGGACCAATGGgtgtttttgaatttgacaagTTTGCAGCAGGAACAGAG GCCATTGCCAAGAAATTGGCCGAGGTAAGTGGCAAGGGAGTAACAACCATCATTGGAGGTGGTGACTCTGTAGCAGCCGTCGAGAAGGTTGGACTGGCAGACAAGATGAGTCACATCTCAACTGGTGGAGGTGCCAGCTTAGAGCTTCTTGAGGGGAAGCCACTCCCCGGAGTCCTTGCTCTTGATGATGCTTAA